A stretch of the Haloplanus aerogenes genome encodes the following:
- a CDS encoding elongation factor EF-2: protein MGRRKKIVQECERLMDKPENIRNIAIAAHVDHGKTTLTDNLLAGAGMISQDTAGQQLAMDTEEDEQERGITIDAANVSMTHEYEGKNHLINLIDTPGHVDFGGDVTRAMRAVDGALVVVDAVEGAMPQTETVLRQALREGVKPTLFINKVDRLISELQEGPQEMQERLLSVIRDVNELIRGMTEEMDDIDDDWTVGVEDGTVGFGSALYKWGVSMPSMQRTGMDFGDIIDLERADKRQELHERTPLSDVVLDMVCEHFPNPLEAQPRRIPRIWRGDADSDIAETMRLVDEDGELVLMVTDIGIDPHAGEIAAGRVFSGTIEKGQELYVSGTAGKNRVQSVGIYMGGEREEVEHVPAGNIAAVTGLKDAIAGSTVSSVEMTPFESIEHISEPVITKSVEAKNMDDLPKLIETLQQVAKEDPTIQIEINEETGEHLISGQGELHLEVIGQRIERNQGIPINTGEPIVVYRESPQEASQEVEGVSPNRHNKFYITVEPLSDDIVEEIQLGNVSMDMPELERREALQEAGMDKDTSQNVEHIHGTNILIDDTKGIQHLNETMELVVEGLEEALDDGPLAAEPVSGTLIRLHDARLHEDTIHRGPAQVIPAVREAVHRALIDGEIRLLEPIQDVRIDVPSEHMGAASGEIQGRRGRVDDMYQEGDLMVIEGIAPVDEMIGFSSDIRSATEGRASWNTENAGFRVLADNLQPDIIKEIRERKGMKLELPPSIDYI from the coding sequence ATGGGCCGACGAAAGAAGATCGTACAAGAATGTGAACGGCTGATGGACAAACCGGAGAACATCCGGAACATCGCCATCGCCGCTCACGTCGATCACGGCAAGACGACACTGACGGACAACCTGCTCGCCGGTGCGGGCATGATCTCGCAGGACACCGCGGGCCAGCAGCTCGCGATGGACACGGAAGAAGACGAGCAGGAACGCGGTATCACCATCGACGCCGCGAACGTCTCGATGACCCACGAGTACGAGGGGAAGAACCACCTGATCAACCTGATCGACACGCCGGGCCACGTCGACTTCGGTGGCGACGTGACGCGGGCGATGCGCGCCGTCGACGGCGCGCTCGTGGTCGTCGACGCCGTCGAGGGCGCGATGCCCCAGACGGAGACAGTGCTTCGGCAGGCGCTCCGCGAGGGCGTCAAGCCCACTCTCTTCATCAACAAGGTCGACCGCCTCATCTCCGAGCTTCAGGAAGGGCCCCAGGAGATGCAGGAGCGGCTCCTCTCGGTCATCCGCGACGTGAACGAGCTCATCCGCGGCATGACCGAGGAGATGGACGACATCGACGACGACTGGACCGTCGGCGTCGAGGACGGCACCGTCGGCTTCGGGTCCGCGCTCTACAAGTGGGGCGTCTCGATGCCCTCGATGCAGCGGACGGGCATGGACTTCGGCGACATCATCGACCTCGAACGCGCCGACAAGCGCCAGGAACTCCACGAGCGGACGCCGCTCTCGGACGTCGTGCTCGACATGGTCTGTGAGCACTTCCCGAACCCGCTGGAGGCCCAGCCCCGTCGTATCCCGCGCATCTGGCGCGGTGACGCCGACTCCGACATCGCCGAGACGATGCGGCTGGTCGACGAGGACGGCGAACTCGTCCTCATGGTCACGGACATCGGGATCGACCCCCACGCCGGCGAAATCGCCGCCGGTCGCGTCTTCTCGGGCACCATCGAGAAGGGCCAGGAGCTCTACGTCTCCGGGACCGCGGGCAAGAACCGCGTCCAGAGCGTCGGCATCTACATGGGTGGCGAGCGCGAGGAAGTGGAGCACGTCCCCGCGGGCAACATCGCCGCCGTCACCGGCCTCAAGGACGCCATCGCCGGCTCCACGGTGTCGAGCGTCGAGATGACGCCGTTCGAATCCATCGAACACATCAGCGAGCCCGTCATCACGAAAAGCGTCGAGGCGAAGAACATGGACGACCTGCCGAAACTCATCGAGACGCTCCAGCAGGTCGCGAAAGAGGACCCGACGATCCAGATCGAGATCAACGAGGAGACGGGCGAACACCTGATCTCCGGGCAGGGTGAACTCCACCTCGAAGTCATCGGTCAGCGTATCGAGCGCAACCAGGGCATCCCGATCAACACCGGCGAACCCATCGTCGTCTACCGCGAGTCGCCACAGGAGGCCTCCCAGGAGGTCGAGGGTGTCTCGCCGAACCGCCACAACAAGTTCTACATCACGGTCGAACCCCTGAGCGACGACATCGTCGAGGAGATCCAGCTCGGCAACGTCTCGATGGACATGCCCGAACTGGAGCGCCGCGAGGCGCTGCAGGAGGCCGGCATGGACAAGGACACGTCCCAGAACGTGGAGCACATCCACGGGACGAACATCCTCATCGACGACACGAAGGGGATTCAGCACCTCAACGAGACGATGGAACTCGTCGTCGAGGGGCTGGAGGAGGCGCTGGACGACGGTCCGCTCGCCGCGGAACCCGTCTCCGGCACCCTCATCCGCCTCCACGACGCGCGGCTCCACGAGGACACCATCCACCGCGGCCCGGCACAGGTCATCCCTGCGGTCCGCGAGGCGGTCCACCGCGCGCTGATCGACGGCGAGATTCGCTTGCTCGAACCGATACAGGACGTGCGCATCGACGTGCCCTCGGAGCACATGGGTGCGGCGTCCGGCGAGATTCAGGGTCGGCGTGGCCGCGTCGACGACATGTACCAGGAGGGCGACCTCATGGTCATCGAGGGCATCGCGCCCGTCGACGAGATGATCGGGTTCTCCTCCGACATCCGGAGCGCCACCGAGGGTCGTGCCTCCTGGAACACGGAGAACGCGGGCTTCCGTGTGCTCGCCGACAATCTCCAGCCGGACATCATCAAGGAGATTCGCGAGCGCAAGGGCATGAAGCTCGAACTCCCGCCGTCGATCGACTACATCTGA
- a CDS encoding DUF5781 family protein yields the protein MDVRVQGGAPPDPFLSAADLLATEHDLDHPVHVRVRDDPDERTWTAHYDDYHVLNISRQAATSAMARELALHELAHMARYEQGHASHTQSTDEALFLALSGRDVERRKLAHCYQIANHMRDIYADDITLAVAPAAKLVQFLESKLAAAVADAPGPAGSRPAGAGPAQTGADPDITAVNAAFALGLVERHGLIDPDHRLYDLARAAAADAPAVGMETFKHRFRGLMDDPTESDFRRDLVAVTKEYALGGGQAADYSSS from the coding sequence ATGGACGTACGCGTTCAGGGCGGCGCTCCGCCCGATCCGTTTCTCAGCGCCGCCGACTTGCTGGCAACCGAACACGATCTCGACCACCCAGTCCACGTGCGGGTCCGGGACGACCCCGACGAACGAACCTGGACAGCCCACTACGACGACTACCACGTCCTCAACATCTCCCGACAGGCCGCCACGAGCGCCATGGCGCGCGAACTCGCGCTCCACGAACTCGCACACATGGCCCGCTACGAACAGGGGCACGCCTCCCACACCCAGTCGACCGACGAGGCGCTCTTTCTCGCCCTCTCCGGGCGCGACGTGGAGCGCCGCAAACTCGCACACTGCTACCAGATCGCCAACCACATGCGCGACATCTACGCCGACGACATCACCCTCGCCGTCGCGCCGGCGGCGAAACTAGTGCAGTTCCTCGAATCCAAGCTCGCGGCCGCCGTCGCCGACGCGCCCGGCCCCGCCGGATCGCGACCGGCCGGTGCCGGCCCCGCACAGACGGGCGCCGATCCCGACATCACCGCCGTCAACGCCGCCTTCGCCCTCGGCCTCGTCGAGCGCCACGGCCTCATCGACCCCGACCACCGTCTCTACGACCTCGCCCGCGCCGCCGCGGCCGACGCCCCTGCCGTCGGCATGGAGACGTTCAAACACCGCTTCCGGGGGCTCATGGACGACCCCACCGAGAGCGACTTCCGGCGCGACCTCGTGGCGGTGACGAAAGAGTACGCGCTCGGCGGCGGGCAGGCGGCGGACTATAGTAGCAGTTGA
- a CDS encoding iron-containing alcohol dehydrogenase, translating to MSLGSLTDAHTIRSPAHVEYGAGAVDALEAFARDRDVDSALVVTDDHLAASGVIDTPVARLDAAGVDVAVYDGVAPEPKLSMVEAAAERVADHDLVVGVGGGSSMDTAKLAAALAKHGGPVRDMLGMDNVPGETGPLALVPTTAGTGSEVTHIGVFADEREGGVKKVVFSPHLFADLAAVDPDLTTTLPPGVAAATGLDALTHAVESYVTVLRTPYTDTLARRAVELVAANLRPAVTQGPENDAARANMSLAAMLAGQAFVNSGLGAVHALTYPLGMECGLGHGLANGVLLPHVMRYNVPAEVERFADLAALLGAERRPGESTRAFADRSVEQVFDLLEDVDVPTSIAAYGDFDRETFADFADVAFEHSEHNIERNPRHMDREDVIDVFEAAMAGRYSTS from the coding sequence ATGTCCCTCGGTTCACTCACCGATGCTCACACCATCCGGAGCCCCGCTCACGTCGAGTACGGCGCGGGCGCAGTCGACGCCCTCGAAGCCTTCGCCCGCGACCGTGATGTCGATTCGGCGCTCGTCGTCACCGACGACCATCTCGCAGCCAGCGGCGTCATCGACACACCCGTCGCTCGCCTCGATGCCGCGGGTGTCGACGTGGCGGTGTACGACGGCGTGGCGCCGGAGCCGAAACTGTCGATGGTCGAGGCGGCGGCCGAGCGGGTAGCCGATCACGACCTGGTCGTCGGCGTCGGCGGCGGGAGTTCGATGGACACGGCCAAACTCGCGGCGGCACTCGCGAAACACGGCGGTCCCGTTCGCGACATGCTCGGCATGGACAACGTGCCGGGGGAGACGGGGCCGCTGGCGCTCGTGCCGACGACGGCGGGGACGGGCAGCGAGGTGACCCACATCGGCGTCTTCGCGGACGAACGCGAGGGTGGGGTGAAGAAGGTCGTCTTCTCGCCACATCTCTTTGCCGACCTCGCGGCGGTCGATCCGGATCTGACGACGACGTTGCCGCCGGGGGTCGCGGCGGCGACGGGGCTCGACGCGCTGACCCACGCCGTCGAGAGCTACGTCACCGTGTTGCGAACGCCGTACACGGACACGCTGGCGCGGCGGGCGGTCGAACTCGTCGCAGCGAACCTGCGGCCGGCGGTGACACAGGGGCCCGAGAACGACGCGGCACGCGCGAACATGAGCCTCGCGGCGATGCTGGCGGGGCAGGCGTTCGTCAACTCCGGGCTGGGGGCGGTCCACGCGCTCACCTACCCGCTCGGGATGGAGTGCGGGCTGGGACACGGGCTGGCGAACGGCGTCCTCCTCCCACACGTGATGCGGTACAACGTGCCCGCGGAGGTGGAGCGGTTCGCGGATCTGGCCGCCCTGCTGGGGGCGGAGCGGCGGCCGGGGGAGTCGACGCGGGCGTTCGCGGATCGGAGCGTCGAACAGGTGTTCGACCTGCTGGAAGACGTAGACGTACCGACGAGCATCGCCGCGTACGGCGACTTCGACCGGGAAACGTTCGCGGACTTCGCGGACGTGGCGTTCGAACACTCCGAACACAACATCGAGCGGAACCCCCGCCACATGGACCGCGAGGACGTGATCGACGTGTTCGAGGCGGCGATGGCGGGCCGCTATAGTACCAGTTGA
- a CDS encoding 30S ribosomal protein S7: protein MSESDTPEPDAPAGSEDQETDALLFGVWETDDIAYNDPSTQRYLNVTPIAHTMGRHASKQFQKSEISIVERLINRLMQTEENTGKKQQAMRIVRDAFEIVHEETEENPVQILVTAVENAAPREETVRLKYGGISVPQAVDVAPQRRVDQALKFIAEGTYRGSYKSPTSAAQALATQLMGAADYDVGTYAINQKEEAERVAAAAR, encoded by the coding sequence ATGTCCGAGAGCGACACCCCCGAACCCGACGCGCCGGCCGGCAGCGAGGATCAGGAGACGGACGCGCTCCTCTTCGGCGTCTGGGAGACGGACGACATCGCGTACAACGATCCCAGCACCCAGCGCTACCTCAACGTGACGCCCATCGCGCACACGATGGGTCGCCACGCCTCCAAGCAGTTCCAGAAGAGCGAGATTTCGATCGTCGAGCGCCTGATCAACCGTCTGATGCAGACGGAGGAGAACACGGGCAAGAAACAGCAGGCGATGCGGATCGTCCGCGACGCGTTCGAAATCGTCCACGAGGAGACGGAGGAAAACCCCGTCCAGATCCTCGTCACGGCCGTCGAGAACGCGGCGCCGCGTGAGGAGACCGTCCGCCTGAAGTACGGTGGGATCTCCGTCCCGCAGGCCGTCGACGTGGCGCCCCAGCGCCGGGTCGATCAGGCTCTGAAGTTCATCGCCGAGGGGACCTACCGCGGGTCCTACAAGTCGCCGACGAGCGCCGCGCAGGCGCTCGCCACGCAGTTGATGGGCGCCGCCGACTACGACGTCGGCACCTACGCCATCAACCAGAAAGAGGAAGCCGAGCGGGTCGCCGCCGCTGCGCGGTAA
- a CDS encoding 30S ribosomal protein S12: MANGKYAARKLKKDRQTRRWSDSEYARRERGLRKKSDPLEGAPQARGIVLEKVGIEAKQPNSAIRKCVRVQLIKNGKQVTAFCPGDGAISFIDEHDEVTIAGIGGAKGRAMGDLSGVNYKVEKVNGVSLIELVRGNAEKPVR, translated from the coding sequence ATGGCGAACGGCAAGTACGCGGCCCGCAAACTCAAGAAGGACCGCCAGACGCGACGGTGGTCCGACTCGGAGTACGCGCGACGCGAGCGCGGTCTCCGGAAGAAATCGGACCCGCTCGAGGGTGCGCCCCAGGCGCGGGGCATCGTCCTCGAGAAGGTCGGTATCGAGGCGAAACAGCCCAACTCCGCGATCCGGAAGTGCGTCCGGGTCCAGCTCATCAAGAACGGCAAGCAGGTGACGGCCTTCTGCCCCGGCGACGGTGCTATCTCGTTCATCGACGAACACGACGAGGTCACCATCGCCGGTATCGGCGGCGCGAAGGGTCGTGCCATGGGCGACCTCTCCGGCGTCAACTACAAGGTCGAGAAGGTCAACGGCGTCTCGCTCATCGAACTCGTGCGCGGTAACGCGGAGAAACCCGTCCGATAA
- a CDS encoding outer membrane protein assembly factor BamB family protein codes for MLRRRVLALLGSTATTTLSGCLFGGFGASESGPPETVTERPVTASGSIPQYQVDAENTGILTGSAPADPSVAWRRTPSRYDAAQPVVDGDAVYVAFDGDLVKLSLRDGDTDWTVWEQSGDERTTAAPTVADQRVVVADGETVRALDDSG; via the coding sequence ATGCTCCGCCGCCGTGTCCTCGCTCTCCTCGGAAGCACCGCGACCACTACCCTCTCGGGCTGCCTGTTCGGCGGTTTCGGCGCCAGCGAATCCGGCCCGCCGGAGACGGTGACGGAGCGCCCCGTCACCGCGAGCGGGTCGATTCCCCAGTACCAAGTCGACGCCGAAAACACGGGCATCCTCACCGGGTCGGCGCCCGCCGATCCGTCCGTCGCCTGGCGCCGGACCCCGTCTCGTTACGACGCCGCCCAACCCGTCGTCGACGGCGACGCCGTCTACGTCGCCTTCGACGGCGACCTGGTGAAACTCTCGCTCCGCGACGGCGACACGGACTGGACGGTCTGGGAGCAGTCGGGCGACGAACGCACCACGGCAGCCCCCACAGTCGCCGACCAAAGGGTCGTCGTTGCGGACGGTGAGACCGTCCGGGCGCTCGACGACTCAGGGTAA
- a CDS encoding NusA-like transcription termination signal-binding factor: MRVTLSDQDRRFITRFEDETGATARDCLVYDDEDRVVFLVVAGEMAQAVGPDGRHVQAVEEALGRTVELVEDADTPEAFVANALAPAAVQHVTISEQGDRVAYAEVPEADRGAAIGRDGRNIETARRLARRHYDLDDVQLT, from the coding sequence ATGCGCGTCACGCTCTCCGATCAGGACCGCCGGTTTATCACCCGTTTCGAGGACGAGACGGGCGCGACCGCCCGCGACTGTCTGGTCTACGACGACGAGGACCGTGTGGTCTTTCTCGTCGTCGCGGGCGAGATGGCGCAGGCGGTCGGCCCGGACGGGCGGCACGTGCAGGCCGTCGAGGAGGCGCTCGGCCGCACGGTCGAACTCGTCGAGGACGCGGACACGCCGGAGGCGTTCGTCGCCAACGCGCTCGCGCCGGCGGCGGTCCAACACGTCACGATCAGCGAACAGGGCGATCGGGTCGCCTACGCGGAGGTGCCCGAAGCCGACCGCGGCGCCGCCATCGGTCGCGACGGGCGGAACATCGAGACGGCGCGGCGGCTGGCACGGCGACACTACGACCTCGACGACGTGCAACTAACGTGA
- the rpoA2 gene encoding DNA-directed RNA polymerase subunit A'' gives MTESEYEHVTDDIEAVVEDTELPRRLKTQIYETVEDRGPITVEQANEIAQATESRYIDTRVDPLDPVGTVSAQSIGEPGTQMTMNTFHYAGVAEIDVTQGLPRLIELVDARKTPDTPMMTVYLDEEYATDRERAHEVVWAIESTKILSLGDVSTNVADMLVQVDLNDETLLERWPTVDDVNEIAAEIAETIEDALGIQTRREGTLIEFGPSEPSYRELLQLVEELRDVVFKGIEEVSRVVIRKETLDDGEEFVLYTEGSAFGDVIEIEGVDASRTTCNNIHEIYRNLGVEAAREAIINETMDTLEEQGLDDVNVRHLMLVADIMTNRGTIESIGRHGISGSKESVLARAAFEVTVNHLLDAAIHGERDRLDGVIENVIVGKPVAIGTGDVDLRMGSFSPDTTQPSDD, from the coding sequence ATGACTGAGAGCGAGTACGAACACGTCACGGACGACATCGAGGCGGTCGTCGAGGACACGGAACTGCCGCGGCGGCTCAAGACTCAGATCTACGAGACCGTCGAGGACCGTGGTCCGATCACCGTCGAGCAGGCGAACGAAATCGCGCAGGCGACCGAGTCGCGCTACATCGATACGCGGGTCGATCCGCTCGACCCCGTCGGCACCGTCTCCGCGCAGTCCATCGGCGAACCGGGAACGCAGATGACGATGAACACGTTCCACTACGCGGGGGTCGCGGAGATCGACGTGACACAGGGGCTGCCGCGCCTCATCGAACTCGTCGACGCGCGGAAGACGCCCGACACGCCGATGATGACGGTGTATCTCGACGAGGAGTACGCGACCGACCGCGAGCGCGCCCACGAGGTCGTGTGGGCCATCGAGTCCACCAAGATCCTCTCGCTGGGTGACGTGTCGACGAACGTCGCGGACATGCTGGTGCAGGTCGATCTGAACGACGAGACGCTGCTGGAACGGTGGCCGACCGTCGACGACGTGAACGAAATCGCGGCGGAGATCGCCGAGACCATCGAAGACGCACTGGGCATCCAGACCCGACGCGAGGGGACGCTCATCGAGTTCGGCCCCTCGGAACCCAGCTACCGCGAACTCCTCCAGTTGGTCGAGGAACTTCGCGACGTGGTGTTCAAGGGGATCGAGGAGGTCTCCCGGGTCGTCATCCGGAAGGAGACGCTCGACGACGGCGAGGAGTTCGTCCTCTACACCGAAGGATCGGCCTTCGGCGACGTGATCGAGATCGAGGGCGTCGACGCCTCGCGGACGACGTGTAACAACATCCACGAGATCTACCGCAACCTCGGCGTCGAAGCCGCCCGCGAAGCCATCATCAACGAGACGATGGACACGCTGGAAGAGCAGGGTCTCGACGACGTGAACGTCCGCCACCTGATGCTGGTCGCGGACATCATGACCAACCGCGGCACCATCGAGTCCATCGGCCGCCACGGCATCTCGGGGTCGAAGGAGTCGGTGCTCGCCCGCGCCGCGTTCGAGGTGACGGTCAACCACCTGCTCGACGCGGCGATCCACGGCGAACGCGACCGGCTGGACGGCGTCATCGAGAACGTCATCGTCGGCAAGCCCGTCGCCATCGGCACCGGCGACGTGGACCTCCGGATGGGCTCTTTCAGTCCTGACACGACCCAGCCGTCCGACGACTAG
- a CDS encoding DNA-directed RNA polymerase subunit A' encodes MQTPKEIGGIQFGLMDPETYRDMSATKVITADTYDDDGYPIDMGLMDPRLGVIDPGLECRTCGQHSGSCNGHFGHIELAAPVIHVGFTKLIRRLLRSTCRECGRLALTEEEREEYEENLVRAKELGEDPNDVLKSAVRQARKQSYCPFPDCDGVMHDIKHEKPTTYYEVQDVLAGDYSERIAEAMQPDPDDEDDEGTSPRELAEGLGIDLERVNDIMAGEFRPKSDTRKKLEKALGVDLTEEDMNKLMPSDIRDWFEDIPDEDIQVLGIDPGRSRPEWMILTVLPVPPVTARPSITLDNGQRSEDDLTHKLVDIIRINQRFMENREAGAPQLIIEDLWELLQYHVTTFIDNEISGTPPARHRSGRPLKTLSQRLKGKEGRFRGSLSGKRVNFSARTVISPDPTLSLNEVGVPERVATEMTQTLNVTERNVEQARQYVANGPEGHPGANYVRRPDGRRLKVTEKNCEELSTKVEEGWEVNRHLVDGDIVIFNRQPSLHRMSIMAHEVVVMPYKTFRLNTTVCPPYNADFDGDEMNMHALQNEEARAEARVLMRVQEQILSPRFGENIIGAIQDHISGTYLLTHENPHFSETQALDLLRATSVDELPEPDGEEDGEPYWSGRTVFSELLPDDLNLEFTSSAGDTVVIEDGQLVSGTIDEDAVGAFGGEIVDTLTKVYSETRARVFINEVAALAMRAIMHFGFSLGIDDESIPEEANEMVDEAIDNAYERIEDLIETYEAGELESLPGRTIDETLEMKIMQTLGKARDSAGEIAEDHFDEDNPAVIMARSGARGSMLNLTQMAGCVGQQAVRGERINRGYEDRTLSHYEPNDLSAEAHGFVENSYRGGLTPREFFFHAMGGREGLVDTAVRTSKSGYLQRRLINALSELESQYDGTVRDTSDTIVQFEFGEDGTSPVKVSSTDENPIDVEGIADRVIEAEFDSDAEKERFLGEREPPTNLSEYAGPGLNKAQGMEVESDD; translated from the coding sequence ATGCAGACACCAAAGGAGATCGGCGGCATTCAGTTCGGGCTGATGGACCCGGAGACGTATCGCGACATGTCCGCGACGAAGGTCATCACGGCGGACACCTACGACGACGACGGTTACCCCATCGACATGGGGCTGATGGACCCGCGCTTGGGCGTCATCGACCCGGGGCTGGAGTGTCGGACCTGCGGGCAACACTCGGGCTCGTGTAACGGCCACTTCGGCCACATCGAACTCGCGGCCCCCGTCATCCACGTCGGATTCACGAAGCTCATTCGGCGGCTCCTGCGCTCGACGTGTCGGGAGTGCGGGCGACTCGCGCTCACCGAGGAGGAACGCGAGGAGTACGAGGAGAACCTCGTCCGCGCGAAGGAACTCGGCGAGGACCCCAACGACGTGCTGAAGTCGGCGGTCCGGCAGGCGCGCAAGCAGAGCTACTGCCCGTTCCCGGACTGCGACGGCGTGATGCACGACATCAAACACGAGAAGCCGACCACCTACTACGAGGTGCAGGACGTACTCGCCGGGGACTACTCGGAGCGTATCGCCGAGGCGATGCAGCCCGACCCCGACGACGAGGACGACGAGGGGACGAGTCCGCGGGAACTCGCTGAAGGTCTCGGCATCGACTTGGAGCGCGTCAACGACATCATGGCGGGCGAGTTCCGCCCGAAGAGCGACACGCGGAAGAAACTGGAGAAGGCGCTCGGCGTCGATCTGACCGAGGAGGACATGAACAAGCTGATGCCCTCCGACATTCGGGACTGGTTCGAGGACATTCCGGACGAGGACATCCAGGTGCTCGGCATCGACCCCGGCCGCTCGCGGCCGGAGTGGATGATCCTCACCGTGCTCCCCGTGCCGCCGGTGACGGCCCGACCGTCGATCACGCTCGACAACGGGCAGCGGAGCGAGGACGACCTCACGCACAAGCTGGTGGACATCATCCGCATCAACCAGCGGTTCATGGAGAACCGCGAGGCGGGTGCCCCGCAACTCATCATCGAAGACTTGTGGGAACTGCTCCAGTACCACGTCACCACCTTCATCGACAACGAAATTTCGGGGACGCCGCCGGCCCGACACCGCTCCGGTCGGCCGCTGAAGACGCTCAGCCAGCGCCTCAAGGGCAAGGAGGGTCGCTTCCGCGGCTCCCTCTCCGGGAAGCGCGTCAACTTCTCGGCCCGGACGGTCATCAGCCCGGACCCCACGCTCAGTCTGAACGAGGTCGGGGTACCGGAACGGGTCGCCACGGAGATGACCCAGACGCTGAACGTCACGGAGCGCAACGTCGAGCAGGCGCGACAGTACGTCGCCAACGGCCCCGAAGGGCACCCGGGCGCCAACTACGTCCGCCGACCCGACGGCCGGCGGCTGAAAGTGACCGAGAAGAACTGCGAGGAACTCTCCACGAAAGTCGAGGAAGGGTGGGAGGTCAACCGCCACCTCGTCGACGGCGACATCGTGATCTTCAACCGGCAGCCGTCGCTCCACCGGATGTCGATCATGGCCCACGAGGTGGTCGTGATGCCGTACAAGACGTTCCGGCTGAACACGACGGTCTGTCCGCCGTACAACGCCGACTTCGACGGCGACGAGATGAACATGCACGCCCTCCAGAACGAGGAGGCGCGGGCGGAGGCGCGCGTCCTGATGCGCGTGCAGGAACAGATTCTCAGCCCCCGGTTCGGCGAGAACATCATCGGGGCGATTCAGGACCACATCAGCGGGACCTACCTGCTCACCCACGAGAATCCGCACTTCTCGGAGACGCAGGCGCTCGACCTGCTCCGCGCGACGAGCGTCGACGAACTGCCCGAGCCGGACGGCGAGGAGGACGGCGAGCCCTACTGGTCGGGCCGCACCGTCTTCTCCGAACTCCTGCCCGACGACCTGAACCTCGAATTCACGTCGTCGGCGGGTGACACGGTCGTCATCGAGGACGGCCAGCTCGTCTCTGGCACCATCGACGAGGACGCAGTCGGCGCGTTCGGCGGCGAAATCGTCGACACGCTGACGAAGGTGTACTCGGAGACGCGCGCTCGCGTGTTCATCAACGAGGTGGCCGCGCTGGCGATGCGCGCGATCATGCACTTCGGGTTCTCGCTCGGCATCGACGACGAGTCTATCCCGGAGGAGGCGAACGAAATGGTCGACGAGGCCATCGACAACGCCTACGAGCGCATCGAGGATCTCATCGAGACCTACGAGGCGGGCGAACTCGAATCCCTCCCCGGACGCACTATCGACGAGACGCTGGAGATGAAGATCATGCAGACGCTCGGCAAGGCCCGCGACAGCGCGGGTGAGATCGCCGAGGATCACTTCGACGAGGACAACCCGGCGGTCATCATGGCCCGTTCGGGCGCCCGTGGGTCGATGCTCAACCTGACCCAGATGGCCGGCTGTGTGGGGCAGCAGGCAGTCCGTGGCGAGCGGATCAACCGCGGCTACGAGGACCGCACCCTCAGCCACTACGAGCCGAACGACCTCTCCGCCGAGGCGCACGGCTTCGTCGAGAACTCCTACCGTGGCGGGCTGACGCCGCGGGAGTTCTTCTTCCACGCGATGGGTGGCCGCGAGGGGCTGGTCGACACGGCCGTCCGGACCTCGAAGTCCGGATACCTCCAGCGCCGCCTCATCAACGCACTGTCCGAACTGGAGTCGCAGTACGACGGCACCGTCCGCGACACCTCCGACACCATCGTCCAGTTCGAGTTCGGTGAGGACGGCACCAGTCCGGTGAAGGTGTCCTCCACCGACGAGAACCCCATCGACGTCGAGGGGATCGCGGATCGCGTCATCGAGGCGGAGTTCGACTCCGACGCGGAGAAGGAACGCTTCCTCGGCGAGCGCGAACCGCCGACGAACCTCTCGGAGTACGCCGGTCCCGGCCTGAACAAGGCGCAGGGCATGGAGGTGGAGTCCGATGACTGA